CCCTGACGGCATGAACATCCTGGAGGCCATGAGCGACGAGGTGCGCGGCCTCCCGCAGATCACCATCGGGAAGATCGCCGGCTTCGCCCGGGGCGCCGGCAACGAGTTCCTCATGTACCTCGACATGCGGTTCGCGGCGATCGGCCAATCCGGCCAGGCCCAGCCCGAGGCCGTGATGGACATCCTTCCGGGCGGCGGCGGGACGGTGAACATGGCCCGTCTGCTCGGCCGGGCACGCGCCCTGGAACTGCTCCTCGGCAGCGAACTGGTCGACGCCGAGCTGGCCGAGCGCTACGGCCTGGTCAACCGCGCGGTCCCCGCCGACGAGATCGACGCCTTCGTCGATCGACTGGCGCACCGGATCGCCCGCCTGCGCCCCGAGGTCGTCGCCGCCATCAAGGCCACCGTCGAGACCATCACCCCGAGAATCCCCCACCAGGCGTACGCCGTGGAGAACTCCGCCCTGTTCTCCCTGTTCACCGACGACATGGTCGCGTCGGCCCACAAGCAGCTCGCAGCGGGCGTGCAGACCCGGGAGGGCGAACGCGACCTGGAGCGCATCCTCGACAGCCTCTGATCAGTGGCCGTTCGGATCGGTAGGTCGTCCGTCGTTGCGATCGGGGTCCGGGGTCCGGGGTCCCGGCTCCTGACTCCCGGCTCCTGACCCCTGACCCCTGGCTCCTGGCTCCGGGCTCCTGGCTGTGCAGACGGCACCGCGGAGTCCGGCCGGCCGACGTCACCGAATCCCGTCGGACGGAATCGAGAATTCCGGCCGACCGACACCACCGCCCGGCCCGTCCCTCCCGTCCCGGCTCCTCTCCGCAAGACGCCAAATGCGTTCCCGCGCCCCCGGGTTGCAGTGAGCCGGACCGGCCGGCGCGATCAGCGGCCCCGAAAAGGCCCGGCGCGCATCACGTGTGGAAGAAGAAGCAACCAATTGCCGCTGCCCACCGTCTAGTCGGCAGCCGACAACGACGACTTCCACGCCGCTTCAGCGCACAAGGAAAAGCCATGCCCAAGACAGGACCTCAGACCTCTGGCGCCCGTTATGCCGAGGCCATCCTTCAGGCATACGGTCTCGCCCCGCAGACCGACTCGGAACAAGTGCCGGTCCCCTACGGCAGCCTTCCCCGTTCCAGCCTCCTGGTGGAGGACGTGAAACTCGGAAAACGCCTGTCCAGCCTCGCGGCCGAAAGAACCCACGCCCGCGTGTCACCGGAAGAGGCGGCCGCCCTGACCAGTGTCGGCATTCCCCTGCGCCGGCATTCCAACGGCAGCCATTCCATCGAACCGTCGACGCCGAAGATGTCCCAACTGGCCCATCAGGTCTCGGACTCCGTCTACGCGCGGGCCATCAGCACGGCCTACGGCCTCGACGGACCGAGTCAGGACCCGGACGCGCTGATCCCCTACGGATTCCGCCCCAGCGCCAGCTACACCGTGGCCGATGTGCGGCTCGGGAAGCGCATGGCCAGCCTCGCCTCGCAGAACACGGAGTCCCGCGCCTCGCCGGAAGAGGCGGCGGCGCTGACCAGGGCGGGAATCCTGCTGCGCACCCATCCCAACGGCAGCGTCTCCATCGATCCCGCCGCGCCGAAACTGTCGGGGCTGACCCAGCAGTTCTCGGACTCCATCTTCGCCGATGCCGTCAGAACGGCCTACGGCCTCGACGGGCAGTCCGCGACCGACCAGGCACCGATCACCCACGGCTACCTCCCCAGCTCCAGCGCCGAGGTACGGGGCGTGAAGCTCGGCCAACGGATGTTCCACCTCTCCGAAGTGCGCGCGAGCGTCAGGGCGGGACCCGAGGAGGCGGCAGCGCTGACCGAGGCGGGAATCCCCCTGGTCAGGCACTCCAACGGCACCCTCTCCATCGACCCCACGACACCCCGGCTGTCCCGGCTGAACCAGTCGGTCGCCGATCTCTCCAACGCCCTCGCCATCAGGCAGGCGTACGGGCTGGTCGACCGGTCCGGATCCGATCAGCTGCCGATCCCTTACGGCTTCCTCCCGAAGCGGGCCCACACGGAGAACGGCGTGAAGATCGGCCAGCGGCTGGCCAATCTCGTGGCGGAGAGCACGACGGTCAGGGCGGGACCCGAGGAGGCGGCGGCGCTGACCGAGGCGGGAATCCCCCTGGTCAGGCACCCCAACGGCAACCTCTCCATCGACCCCGCGACGCCGAGAGTCTCCCAGCTGGACCAGCGGTCCGCCGGCCCCTCCCGACCCCAGGCAGGCACCGGCGCCACGCAGCTCCCGGACAACGCCCACGCCGGCGCCGCCCGCGCTTTCCTGCCGCAGGAGAGCCGGAAGCGGTCAGGCCCGTCTGCGGGGGAGCAACCCGCCCGCAACACCGGCACCGCCGCCTCCACGAACCGGAAAAGGCGCCACTAGCCCCCTTTGACGCCGCGCCCCTCCATCCGCCCTCCGGACCCGGCGCCACTCAGCGGAATTGCCACTCCGGTCTCCCTCACAAGTTCCCGAGGTGTTCCGCACGGTTTTCCTCGTCCATTCTCAGCGGGGTTTCCCGCGCGGTTCTCCTCGTCCATCCTCAGCAGGGTTTCCCGCACGGTTCTCCCCGTCCATCCTCAGCGAGGTTTCCCGCGCGGTTCTCCCCGCGCGTCCCCGGAGGGATCTCACGCGCGGTTTTCTCCTCGGGCTTCCTCAGCGGGGTTTCCCTTCCGTTGGAATGGAGGCGCAGCGGAATGCCCGCCGCGGTCAGCGCCGCCACTTCTTCAGGTGACGCACGGGTGTCCCCCTTCTCCGACGCGAGGGCGGAGCCCCAGCGGGAGGGCTCCTCGGCCGCCTCCCGCCGTGACACCGCGCAGTCCAGCCGCCGACACCGCCGTCACTGACGTGCGCGGGGCGAGGGAGCGCAGAGGCGACGAGGCGACGAGGCGACGAGACAAGCCCCCTCCGGTGCTCCCGCCGGGTCCGTGCCGCTAACGGATTGCCCAACTCGGCGTGAAGGATTCCCCGTTGGCGCCGGTCATGCTGCACACTCCAGGCCGGAGGCGATTCATCATGTCGGAGATCAACACGAGCAAGGTGAGCCGCTGGGACCAGCACGGACGCGAACATGTCGTCCGCGTGCAGCGCAAGGGCGCGCAGCGCACGATCCGCTGTGACACCTGCGGTTGGCACAAGGGGGCGCAGTTCCTGCCCTGGCTGAAGGCCGAGGAACATCTCGCCGAGGAGCATCAGGCGACGGTGGACCCGGCGGCACAGGAGTAGCGGCGGTGCGGGGACCACGGCGTCCCAGGGATGACAGCGTCCCAGGGATGACGGCGGCCCAGAGATGACAGCGGCACAGGAGTGACAGGGGGACCGGACCCGCGATGACTTTCCGGGGGGCGGGGAGTCGTACTCCGTAGACGATCCCCACCCCGGAAGGTCCCGCCATGAGCACTCTGCACGACACCCTGCGCCGGTACGTCGACGACGGCGCGGTGCCGGGCGCCGTCGGCCTCGTCGCGCACGGTACGGACGTCGAGGCGGTGGCCGTCGGCAGCGTCGACACCGGCGGCGGCTCCCCCATGGCCCGTGACTCGATCTTCCGGGTCGCCTCGGTGACCAAGCCGATCACGGCGGCCGCGGTGCTGGCGCTGGTGGAGGACGGCACGCTCGCGCTGGACGCGCCGGTCGCCGAGTGGCTGCCCGAGCTGGGCGGACCGGTCGTGGTGCGCACCCCACAGAGCCCGCTGGACGACATCGTCCCGGCGGCGCGACCGGTCACCGTCGAGGACCTGCTGACCTTCAAGGCGGGCTGGGGGTTCCCCGCCGACTTCTCGCTGCCCGCCGCGCGCGCCCTCCTCGACCTGCACCGCAACGGCCTCGCCCCGCATCTCCAGCCGGACCAGGACGTGTGGCTGGCCCGTCTCGCCCGGGTCCCGATGCTGCGCCAGCCGGGCGAGGCGTGGCTGTACAACACCGGCTCCGACCTCCAGGGCATCCTGGTCGCCCGCGCCTCGGGCCGGACGTTCCCGGACTTCCTCGCGGAGCGGGTCCTCGGGCCGCTGGGCATGACCGACACGGCGTTCGAGGTGCCGGAGGCGAAGCGCACCCGGTTCACCACGTCGTACACGCCGGACGGCAAGGGCGGCCTCGACCGGTTGGACACCCCGGACGGCGGCTGGAGCAGCCCGCCGGCCTTCGCGTCCGGCGCGGGCGGCCTCGTCTCGACGGCGGACGATCTGCTGGCGTTCGGCCGGATGCTGCTGGCCGACGGGGCCGCGCCGGACGGCGGCCGGGTGCTGTCTCCCGCGTCGGTGCGCCGGATGACCACCGACCACCTCACGGCCGCCCAGCGGGACGCCTCCGCTCTCTTCCTGGAGGGCCAGGGCTGGGGCTACGGCGGTTCGGTCGACGTCTCCCCCGTCGCCCCGTGGAATGTCCCGGGACGGTACGGCTGGGTCGGCGGCTCGGGGACCGCGGCCCATGTGATCCCGGCGACCGCGACGGTCACGGTCCTGCTCACCCAGGTGGCGATGACGGGCCCGACCCCGCCGCCCCTGATGCGCGCCTTCTGGACCGCGACCCTGGGCGAACGGCGGGGATAGGGGTGTCCGGCGATCCGCGGCGGACGGAGTCGCCGGGCACCCCTCGCACCGGCGGCCCCTAGGAGGGCCGGCCGTCCGCCGCGCGCTGGAGCTTCGCGGCGCGGGCCATCGGGTCGTAGTCGGGGCCCACTCCGTCGAGCAGGACCACGTCGCCTGAGATGTGGTCGGTGCGCAGGGCGAGGATGGCGCGGTAGGGCGGGGAGTCGTACCAGGCCCTGGCGAGGTCCAGGTCGGGGAAGCCGATCAGGACGACGCTGCCCGGCCACCGCCCCTCGACGACCTGGGCGGGCGGGCCGTGCACCAGGAAGCGGCCCTGGAAGGGGTCGAGGGTGTCCTGGATGCGCTCCAGGTAGGTGATGACGTCGGGGTGGTGGTGGCGGTCACGCAGATGGGCGAGGGCGTAGGCGGGCACGGCCGGCTCCTTCGGTCGGTGCGGTACGGCGATGATCCGTACCGTGCCCGGTTCTGGCGCCGGCCGCGATTACCTCCGAGGTAACGGGAGGTGCCCGGGGGCCGGTCCCTCACGCCCGCAGGCCGCGCACCAGCAGGTCGACCAGCGCCTCGAAGTCGCCCTGGGCGCCCGGCTTCTCCCACTCCTTCGCGTAACCGGGGTCGTGGAAGCGGCCGGTGGCCTGGAAGAGGGCGGACGCCGTGACGGCCGGGTCGGGCGCCGCGAAGACGCCGCGGGCGACGCCCTCGCGGACGATCCCGGTGAGCTGGTCGGTGAGTTCGACGAGGTGGGCGTCGACGACGTCGCCGCTCTCCTGCGCCAACAGCCCGTAGGTGGCGAACAGTTCGGGGTCGATGCCCGCCTTGCGGCGCTTGGCGGCGAAGAGGGTGGCCAGCCACTCCCGCAGCCGGGTCTCCGGGTCCGCGTCCGTCGCGGTGATCGCGGCCAGCGCCTCCGTGGTCCGGTCGAGCCACCGTTTGGTCACGGCCTCCCGCAGCGCCGTCTTGGTGCGGAAGTGCCGGTAGACGCTGCCGTGGCTGACGCCGAGCGCGCGGGCCACGTCCACCACGGTCGCCTTGGCGGGTCCGTGGCGGCGCAGCACCTCCTCGGTCGCGACGAGGATGCGCTCGGTGGTCAGGGGCTCGGAGCTTGGGGCCATGGAGGAGACGGTACCCGGCGTCCGTCAGCGCCCGAGGTGGGCCATCATCGGGGCCGGATAGCGCTCGCCCGCCGCGGCGCCCGCGGGGACCGCCTTCTCGATCGCGTCGAGGTCGGCCGCCTCCAGGGTGACGTCCAGCGCGCCGAGGGACTCGGTGAGCCGCTCGCGGGTGCGGGCGCCGATCAGCGGCACGATGTCCTCGCCGCGGGAGAGGACCCAGGCGATGGCGATCTGGGCGACGGAGACGCCCTTGTCGTCGGCGACCTGGCGCAGGGCCTCCACCAGGGAGAGGTTGTGCCGGAGGTTGTCGCCCTGGAAGCGCGGTGAGAAGGAGCGGAAGTCGCCCTGGGCGAGCTGCCGTTCGGCGGTGTAGCGGCCGGAGATCAGGCCCCGGCTCAGCACGCCGTAGGCGGTGACGGAGATGCCGAGGTCGCGGACGGTGGGCAGGATCTCGTCCTCGATGCCCCGGGAGAGCAGCGAGTACTCGATCTGGAGGTCGGCGACGGGCGCGGTGGCGGCGGCCCTGCGGACGGTGTCGGCGCCGACCTCGCTGAGGCCGACGTGCCGGACGTACCCCTGCTCGATGAGTTCGGCGATGGCGCCGACGGTCTCCTCGATCGGGACGTCGGGGTCGAGGCGGGCGATGCGGTAGACGTCGATGTGGTCGACGCCGAGGCGCTGGAGGGAGTACGCGGCGAAGTTCTTCACGGCGGCCGGGCGGCCGTCGTAGCCGGTCCAGGAGCCGTCGGGGCCGCGCAGGGCGCCGAACTTGACGCTGACCAGGGCCTGTTCGCGGCGGGCGGCGGGCGCGGTGCGCAGGGCCTCGCCGACCAGGAGTTCGTTGTGGCCCATGGCGTAGAAGTCGCCGGTGTCGAGGAGGGTGACGCCCGCCTCGAGGGCGGCGTGGACGGTCGCGATCGACTCGGCGCGGTCCGCGTCGCCGTACATCGCGGACATGCCCATGCAGCCGAGGCCGAGGGGGAAGACGCGGGGTCCCGTGGCGCCGAGCGGGCGGGTGTGCGTGTGGGTCGTCATGGTCACAGCCTCGCATGACAGCTGACAGATTTCAATATCTGTCAGCTGTCATCCGTCAGCCGCCATCTGTCGGCATCGCCGATCGGGCGCACGTCACCTTCGGCCACCCCCGTCCGGACACGACGGTTCCGTCGGCCACCCCCGTCCGGACACGACGGCTCCGTCGGCCGCCCCCCGACCGGGCACACCTCCCCACAGTTGGTCCAGACCTCTTGACGAAAGGTCTGGACCACGAGCACTGTCATGCCTACGACATCCGTGCGCACCACCCCGACCCCACCGGGAGGCCCCGCATGATCCGCCGCACCCTGCGCCTGCTCACCGCCGCGCTCGCCACGGCCGTCCTCGCCCCACTGGCGGTCGCCACCGCCCCCGGCGCCGCCGCGGCCGACACCTGCGCGCTGAAGTCCCGCCCGGCCGGAAAGGTCCTCCAGGGCTACTGGGAGAACTGGGACGGCTCCGCCAACGGCGTCCACCCGCCCTTCGGTTGGACCCCGATCACCGACTCCCGGATCGCCGCGCACGGCTACAACGTGCTCAACGCGGCCTTCCCGGTGATCCGTTCGGACGGCACCGCGCTCTGGCAGGACGGCATGGACACCGGCGTGAAGGTGGCCACCCCGGCCGAGATGTGCGCGGCGAAGGCCGCCGGGCAGACGATCCTGCTCTCCATCGGCGGCGCGACCGCCGGCATCGACCTCAACTCCACCGCCGTCGCTGACAAGTTCGTCGCGACGATCGTCCCGATCCTGAAGAAGTACAACTTCGACGGCATCGACATCGACATCGAGACCGGCCTCACCGGCAGCGGGAACATCGGCCAACTCTCCACGTCCCAGGCCAATCTGGTCCGCATCATCGACGGGGTGCTGGCGCAGATGCCGGCCGGGTTCGGGCTGACGATGGCCCCCGAGACGGCGTACGTCACCGGCGGCAGCGTCACCTACGGCTCGATCTGGGGCGCCTACCTGCCGATCATCAAGAAGTACGCGGACAACGGCCGGCTGTGGTGGCTCAACATGCAGTACTACAACGGCAGCATGTACGGCTGCGCCGGCGACTCGTACGCGGCGGGCACGGTGGCCGGCTTCACCGCCCAGACGGACTGCCTGAACAAGGGCCTGGTCATCCAGGGGACGACGGTGAAGGTGCCCTACGACAAGCAGGTGCCTGGCCTGCCCGCGCAGTCCGGCGCGGGCGGCGGCTACATGGCGCCGTCCCTGGTGTCCCAGGCGTGGCGGACCTACGGGACCTCGCTCAAGGGCCTGATGACGTGGTCGGTCAACTGGGACGGCGCGAAGAACTGGACGTTCGGCGACAACATCAAGGCGCTGCAAGGCCGTTGAGAGGCGAGGACGCCCGCCTCCCGCCGGTCGGACCGGCGGGGGGCGGGCGTCTTCGGGGCGGGGGTCAGCTGCCGATCAGGCGGCCGGCCAGGTAGCCCTCGATCTGGTCGAGCGAGACGCGCTCCTGCTTCATGGTGTCGCGCTCGCGGACCGTCACCGCGTTGTCCTCGAGGGTGTCGAAGTCGACGGTGACGCAGTACGGGGTGCCGATCTCGTCCTGACGGCGGTAGCGGCGGCCGATCGCGCCGGCGTCGTCGAACTCGATGTTCCAGTTCTGCCGCAGCGCCTGGGCCAGGCCCTTGGCCTTCGGGGACAGCTCCGGGTTGCGGGAGAGCGGCAGCACCGCGACCTTCACCGGGGCCAGGCGGTGGTCGAGGCGCAGCACCGTGCGCTTCTCCAGCTTGCCCTTGGCGTTGGGCGCCTCGTCCTCGATGTAGGCGTCGAGGAGGAACGCGAGCATCGCGCGGCCGACACCGGCGGCGGGCTCGATGACGTACGGCGTCCAGCGCTCGCCGGCCTCCTGGTCGAAGTAGGAGAGGTCCTGGCCCGACGCCTTGGAGTGGGCGCCGAGGTCGTAGTCGGTGCGGTTGGCGACGCCCTCCAGCTCACCCCACTCGTTGCCGCCGAACTGGAAGCGGTACTCGATGTCGGCGGTGCGCTTGGAGTAGTGGGAGAGCTTCTCCTTCGGGTGCTCGTACCACCGCATGTTCTCCTCGCGCAGGCCCAGGCCGGTGTACCAGTTCCAGCGCTGCTCCATCCAGTACTCCTGCCACGTCTCGTCCTCGCCCGGCTTGACGAAGAACTCCATCTCCATCTGCTCGAACTCGCGGGTGCGGAAGATGAAGTTGCCCGGCGTGATC
The sequence above is a segment of the Streptomyces griseoviridis genome. Coding sequences within it:
- a CDS encoding enoyl-CoA hydratase/isomerase family protein, with amino-acid sequence MPYDDLTGLRITVENGVATVTLDHPPLNLMDGVLLPSLRGFVNRVRHDTDVRVVVFDSADPEFFSAHGDMAYLTDPEALPAATAAALAAAPDVPVPDGMNILEAMSDEVRGLPQITIGKIAGFARGAGNEFLMYLDMRFAAIGQSGQAQPEAVMDILPGGGGTVNMARLLGRARALELLLGSELVDAELAERYGLVNRAVPADEIDAFVDRLAHRIARLRPEVVAAIKATVETITPRIPHQAYAVENSALFSLFTDDMVASAHKQLAAGVQTREGERDLERILDSL
- a CDS encoding serine hydrolase domain-containing protein, translating into MSTLHDTLRRYVDDGAVPGAVGLVAHGTDVEAVAVGSVDTGGGSPMARDSIFRVASVTKPITAAAVLALVEDGTLALDAPVAEWLPELGGPVVVRTPQSPLDDIVPAARPVTVEDLLTFKAGWGFPADFSLPAARALLDLHRNGLAPHLQPDQDVWLARLARVPMLRQPGEAWLYNTGSDLQGILVARASGRTFPDFLAERVLGPLGMTDTAFEVPEAKRTRFTTSYTPDGKGGLDRLDTPDGGWSSPPAFASGAGGLVSTADDLLAFGRMLLADGAAPDGGRVLSPASVRRMTTDHLTAAQRDASALFLEGQGWGYGGSVDVSPVAPWNVPGRYGWVGGSGTAAHVIPATATVTVLLTQVAMTGPTPPPLMRAFWTATLGERRG
- a CDS encoding DUF1330 domain-containing protein gives rise to the protein MPAYALAHLRDRHHHPDVITYLERIQDTLDPFQGRFLVHGPPAQVVEGRWPGSVVLIGFPDLDLARAWYDSPPYRAILALRTDHISGDVVLLDGVGPDYDPMARAAKLQRAADGRPS
- a CDS encoding TetR family transcriptional regulator — encoded protein: MAPSSEPLTTERILVATEEVLRRHGPAKATVVDVARALGVSHGSVYRHFRTKTALREAVTKRWLDRTTEALAAITATDADPETRLREWLATLFAAKRRKAGIDPELFATYGLLAQESGDVVDAHLVELTDQLTGIVREGVARGVFAAPDPAVTASALFQATGRFHDPGYAKEWEKPGAQGDFEALVDLLVRGLRA
- a CDS encoding aldo/keto reductase; translated protein: MTTHTHTRPLGATGPRVFPLGLGCMGMSAMYGDADRAESIATVHAALEAGVTLLDTGDFYAMGHNELLVGEALRTAPAARREQALVSVKFGALRGPDGSWTGYDGRPAAVKNFAAYSLQRLGVDHIDVYRIARLDPDVPIEETVGAIAELIEQGYVRHVGLSEVGADTVRRAAATAPVADLQIEYSLLSRGIEDEILPTVRDLGISVTAYGVLSRGLISGRYTAERQLAQGDFRSFSPRFQGDNLRHNLSLVEALRQVADDKGVSVAQIAIAWVLSRGEDIVPLIGARTRERLTESLGALDVTLEAADLDAIEKAVPAGAAAGERYPAPMMAHLGR
- a CDS encoding chitinase; the protein is MIRRTLRLLTAALATAVLAPLAVATAPGAAAADTCALKSRPAGKVLQGYWENWDGSANGVHPPFGWTPITDSRIAAHGYNVLNAAFPVIRSDGTALWQDGMDTGVKVATPAEMCAAKAAGQTILLSIGGATAGIDLNSTAVADKFVATIVPILKKYNFDGIDIDIETGLTGSGNIGQLSTSQANLVRIIDGVLAQMPAGFGLTMAPETAYVTGGSVTYGSIWGAYLPIIKKYADNGRLWWLNMQYYNGSMYGCAGDSYAAGTVAGFTAQTDCLNKGLVIQGTTVKVPYDKQVPGLPAQSGAGGGYMAPSLVSQAWRTYGTSLKGLMTWSVNWDGAKNWTFGDNIKALQGR
- a CDS encoding glycine--tRNA ligase, translated to MAADKIDTIVSLSKRRGFVFPCSEIYGGQRAAWDYGPLGVELKENLKRQWWRYMVTSREDVVGIDSSVILAPEVWVASGHVATFSDPLTECTACHKRFRADHLEEAYEAKHHRLPENGLADVNCPNCGNKGQFTEPKQFSGLLSTHLGPTQDTGSVAYLRPETAQGIFTNFGQVQTTSRRKPPFGIAQMGKSFRNEITPGNFIFRTREFEQMEMEFFVKPGEDETWQEYWMEQRWNWYTGLGLREENMRWYEHPKEKLSHYSKRTADIEYRFQFGGNEWGELEGVANRTDYDLGAHSKASGQDLSYFDQEAGERWTPYVIEPAAGVGRAMLAFLLDAYIEDEAPNAKGKLEKRTVLRLDHRLAPVKVAVLPLSRNPELSPKAKGLAQALRQNWNIEFDDAGAIGRRYRRQDEIGTPYCVTVDFDTLEDNAVTVRERDTMKQERVSLDQIEGYLAGRLIGS